Proteins from a single region of Dictyostelium discoideum AX4 chromosome 5 chromosome, whole genome shotgun sequence:
- the ssrp1 gene encoding FACT complex subunit SSRP1, with amino-acid sequence MSSSSNPVSQFNNISLGGRISGTRGILKFTTNNITWKSENGKIETVSSSDIKRANWARVTPRIFQLILSIKGGATVKFDGFKEQDYEVVRKYLSDQYNVSPLEIIELSSKGCNWGEVKVNGPMIQFTTDHGKVGFEFPISEVSQSVIGANNKNELTLEFHHDKAMDDDDETMVEMRFFTPIRPSKEGEEGGKEKKVGEDGEEDEEDEEDAEKEEEISALEQFQQTIMNKSDMVSNVGKSLVVFSAIQFLTPRGRIDIEMYPTFLKLHGKTHDYKVPYESISRLFQFFRPDQKHIFFIISLDPPIRQGQTKYAHLVIQFQAEENIHLELNLTDELQQKFKDQLSPIMNGNANALICKILKALTGKKITIPGNFQSDSGANSIKCSLKANEGYLYPLERCFFFVHKPPTYIKFEDISNIEFARYGAPSVRGGSNRTFDLSINLKNSTSIQFVNIQREEYPSLFNFLKEKKLSILNPVTTGPAMIIDDDDSDDDDYEPSESGSESDEGSASDESEEESEEDKKAKKKQKK; translated from the exons atgagctCATCTTCAAATCCAGTatcacaatttaataatatttcattagGTGGTAGAATTAGTGGA actagaggtattttaaaatttacaacaaataatataacaTGGAAATCGGAGAATGGTAAAATTGAAACAGTTTCATCATCAGATATAAAGAGAGCAAATTGGGCTAGAGTTACACCAAgaatatttcaattaatattatcgaTTAAAGGTGGTGCAACAGTTAAATTTGATGGATTTAAAGAACAAGATTATGAAGTAGTTAGAAAGTATTTATCAGATCAATATAATGTATCACCATTGGAAATTATCGAATTATCAAGTAAAGGTTGTAATTGGGGTGAGGTTAAAGTCAATGGACCAATGATTCAATTTACCACTGATCATGGTAAGGTTGGATTTGAATTTCCAATCTCTGAAGTATCACAATCGGTCATTGGTGcaaacaataaaaatgaattaacatTGGAATTTCATCATGATAAAGCAAtggatgacgatgatgaaaCAATGGTAGAGATGCGTTTTTTCACACCAATTAGACCATCGAAAGAGGGTGAAGAAGGTGGTAAAGAAAAGAAGGTGGGCGAGGATGGCGAAGAGGATGAGGAGGATGAAGAGGATGCAGAAAAGGAGGAGGAGATTAGTGCATTGGAGCAATTCCAACAAACCATTATGAATAAATCAGATATGGTATCGAATGTTGGTAAGAGTTTGGTTGTATTCTCTGCCATTCAATTCCTTACACCAAGAGGTCGTATCGATATTGAAATGTATCCAACATTCCTTAAACTTCATGGTAAAACTCATGACTATAAAGTGCCCTATGAGAGTATTTCACGTCTCTTTCAATTCTTTAGACCAGACCAAAAACATATCTTTTTCATCATCTCCTTGGACCCACCCATTCGTCAAGGTCAAACTAAATACGCCCATTTAGTCATTCAATTCCAAGCAGAGGAGAACATTCATCTCGAATTAAATCTAACCGATGAACTTCAACAGAAATTCAAAGATCAACTCTCACCAATTATGAATGGTAATGCCAATGCACTCATTTGTAAGATCCTTAAAGCATTGACTGGCAAGAAAATCACAATTCCTGGTAATTTCCAATCGGACTCAGGTGCAAACTCTATCAAATGTTCATTGAAAGCCAATGAAGGTTATTTATATCCATTGGAGAGatgtttcttttttgttcATAAACCACCAAcctatattaaatttgaagataTCTCAAACATTGAATTTGCTCGTTATGGTGCACCATCCGTTAGGGGTGGTAGTAATCGTACATTCGATTTATCTATCAATCTAAAGAACTCAACTTCCAttcaatttgtaaatatCCAACGTGAAGAATATCCAAGTCTTTTCAATTTCcttaaagaaaagaaattatcaattttaaatccaGTTACTACTGGTCCTGCAATGATaatagatgatgatgattctgatgatgatgattatgaacCTTCAGA GTCTGGTTCTGAGTCTGATGAAGGTTCTGCTTCAGATGAATCAGAGGAAGAATCTGAAGAAGATAAAAAAGctaaaaagaaacaaaagaaataa
- a CDS encoding Arf guanyl-nucleotide exchange factor: MDDSIALMFNNTLQKIYSQCSRKCIQLRESCKVAQDTIRDSPLFSASETKHDNKEYELLGNKLFIAMKLACETKEPKIMIIALDCLDKMMLYGIIKANINDETSPPVNGEKKKLVESVVDLIGSYFSFQNENVQLQIIKALLTSVTTPSCDVHDTCLMNSIKTSYNIYLVSTAKTVNCTAARSALFQMVDCVLQKFELVSQQKMHNPSPSSSSSSSSSSNTLLSNSNEEINTAYQSNLSDVILLFRAFCKLSTKDIPDGLQPESHEMKSKLLSLELLSRILENPLPSLKLSEKFINSSIKRYLSNSLLINGTNQHLPVFKLTLSLFLSLIIHFKEYLKEEIGLFFSKILLNVLSSTSCSAKQKWLILPVLYEICKNPQTIVDIFVNYDCDPDRKDIFEKMVYELSRVAQGTITGDQRSSTSLDDQKFKTLGLECIVTIMKSLVDWSKELYQDSLISNNNNNNNNNNNNNNNNNNNNNNNNTTTTTTTTSSSSSLNSSSDRNPTTKKRSSSNASNSEESTTTIDLSKLSPLEQGIYKFNQSPKRGIEYLLKMKLVKETPEDIAQFIKSNTLTLEPKKIGEYLVQQNSFNFSVLFKYVELFNFLSIPIDEALRNLLFGFLLHGENQCIDKIIEKFAEKYYHDNIGQESSVFSNAESVYLLSYAIIILSTDLHNPSITTKLTKQEWIKMNSKINNKNDFEESFLFGIYDRLLKEPYKIINDDLALNSQDKLLRYNRESDYIAKQCQELIKAKLSKKSIFYKARNIEHVRPMFLLSWCYVLSTLSVVLDDTKDRRVVQLCLEGFSYAIRVSCIFYMNVERSSFITSLSKFSLLDSIKEPTLKNIECVKTLLSIGISEGNYLQDSWTPILKAICILERFQLFNSVKQQILSSPNNIDNENNNNGESINIFSTTTTTSLTTTTYSSSSSPINNSPNTIINIVAGINNSPNLYIIENQIKRLIEENPKELTFDSSIIERIFTNTSSLSDDSIVTFFRCLCEVSDDEINHYQRNYSLIKLVEVIEYNFKRIRLVFYNIWEIVVQHFTKVGCNANIEIAQHAIDSLRQLANKYLEKQELTNYNFQNEFLIPFQDIMKCNPSIIIKELVIRCVAQLSILKSKNIKSGWKTIINVFTLGSKVLNESIVQLSFQGIDQLIQKNFQLIEDNFFINLIESCSSFSLPTVPYFEISIKSLELLLLLSKRLPTNSTTSSTSSLSTSTGLTISTIEKLLLPIIQGTSFAILHESEPVRKLSSALLFDLLNSRGSEFNSEIWNRIIMKVITPIFQSIDLTKLNNEVTNNWLRQTFPILLNYLIDLFIQFNKELNQYYDTFLTLLEPFICCWSELSVQVAIDYYANFISKCSPYFSNEFWCTSLIDSINRIIKKLLISKSSPSSSSSSSSLSSLQQITSPLTNNNNNNNNNIPISAITPETPKKQNNNNNNNNNNINNNNNCRSFSRTLLSLKPFLVIDEESSFIGKKMKSNVMKYEKTEPFLSIHNWNTIIKFQSLINKVYSELQLKVPIKFGVLLVKKWDLVFILSQRINSEQIFISHFGEQNTQNYECSTLSLLLSLLFEMYIRPDTKKSSDSKNHEDYLQAKKRSKEVEDILSRFTIGILKENSLVVSNNLNNNNNNNNVNSPITTTTSSSTSSSNTTTRIFNSTRMINIICQILQGFTRYNQKQFKKHQPSFFPYCIDLSLHDNLQIRQSLSKLFERCKSDLPTIILSQSPPSPLTLDPIPTIGQKNNSQIQQQQQQEQQEQNLENASHYTVKDKVLIIEDNQNQNQNHNQNNNDDNITIKESNTSIEIIQADDNDDDDNNNNDNNNNINEKRNDEDDNSNEIKQNDENEKIEIIQDDETEDLSNNTNNGISDDFTPIETNENLTDIDGFVNINEEEDIL, encoded by the exons atggacgATTCAATAGCATTGATGTTTAATAACACATTGCAAAAGATTTATAGTCAGTGTTCAAGAAAATGTATTCAATTAAGAGAATCATGTAAAGTTGCACAAGACACTATTAGAGATTCTCCATTATTCAGTGCATCTGAAACTAAACa tgataataaagaatatGAACTTTTaggtaataaattatttatagcTATGAAATTAGCATGCGAAACTAAAGAAccaaaaataatgataattgcATTAGATTGTTTAGAT aaaatgatgtTATATGGAATTATTAAAGCAAATATAAATGATGAAACTTCACCACCAGTAAATggagagaaaaagaaattggtaGAGAGTGTTGTGGATTTAATTGGATCATATTTTAGTTTTCAAAATGAGAATGTTCAACTTCAAATCATTAAAGCATTATTAACATCAGTAACAACACCATCATGTGATGTACATGATACTTGTTTAatgaattcaattaaaacttcATATAATATCTATTTAGTTAGTACTGCTAAAACTGTAAATTGTACCGCTGCTAGAAGTGCACTCTTTCAAATGGTTGATTGTGTTTTACaaaaatttgaattggttAGCCAACAAAAAATGCATAatccatcaccatcatcatcatcatcatcatcatcatcatcaaatacattattatcaaattcaaatgaagaAAT aaatacagCATATCAAAGTAATTTATCAGatgttatattattatttagagcattttgtaaattatcaacaaaaGATATACCAGATGGATTACAACCAGAATCACATGAAATGAAgagtaaattattatcattggaGTTGTTGAGTAGAATATTGGAGAATCCATTACCATCATTAAAGTTATCAgagaaatttataaattcaagtATAAAGAGATACCTATCGAATTCATTATTGATCAATGGTACCAATCAACATTTACCAGTTTTCAAATTAACATTATCATTGTTTTTATCATTGATAATTCATTTCAAAGAGTATTTAAAGGAAGAGATTGGTTTATTCTTTTCAAAGATTctattaaatgttttatcatCAACGAGTTGTTCAGCGAAACAAAAATGGTTAATTTTACCAGTACTATATGAAATTTGTAAGAATCCTCAAACTATTGTTGACATTTTCGTAAATTATGATTGTGACCCAGATAGAAAGGATATCTTTGAGAAAATGGTTTATGAACTCTCAAGAGTTGCTCAAGGTACAATTACAGGTGACCAACGTTCTTCAACTTCTTTAGATgatcaaaaatttaaaactttaggTTTAGAATGTATAGTTACAATTATGAAATCTTTAGTTGATTGGAGTAAAGAATTATATCAAGATAGTTTaataagtaataataataataataataataataataataataataataataataataataataataataataataataatactacaaccaccactaccactacatcatcatcatcatcattaaattccAGTAGTGATCGTAATCCAACTACTAAAAAAAGATCATCATCAAACGCATCAAATTCAGAGGaatcaacaaccacaattgatctttcaaaattatcaccattaGAACAAggtatatataaatttaatcaatcaCCAAAAAGAggaattgaatatttattaaaaatgaaattagttAAAGAAACACCAGAAGATATAGcacaatttataaaatcaaatacttTAACATTAGaaccaaaaaaaattggtgaaTATTTAGTTCAACA aaattcatttaattttagtgtattatttaaatatgtagaattatttaatttcttaaGTATTCCAATTGATGAAGCATtaagaaatttattatttggatttttatTACATGGTGAGAATCAATGTATTGATAAGATTATTGAAAAGTTTGCAGAGAAATATTATCATGATAATATTGGTCAAGAATCATCAGTATTTTCAAATGCAGAAtcagtttatttattatccTATGCAATCATTATACTTTCAACCGATTTACATAATCCATCAATCACtacaaaattaacaaaacaAGAATGGATTAAAAtgaattcaaaaattaataataaaaatgattttgaagaatcatttttatttggaatttatgatagattattaaaagaaccatataaaattataaatgatG atttagCATTAAATTCAcaagataaattattaagatATAATAGAGAATCAGATTATATTGCAAAACAATgtcaagaattaattaaagcaaaattatcaaagaaatcaatattttataaagCTAGAAATATTGAACATGTAAGAccaatgtttttattatcatgGTGTTATGTATTATCTACATTATCGGTTGTATTGGATGATACAAAGGATAGAAGAGTTGTTCAATTATGTTTAGAAGGTTTTTCATATGCAATTAGAGTTAgttgtattttttatatgaatgTTGAAAGATCTTCTTTCATAACATCTTTATCGAAATTCTCATTATTGGATTCAATCAAAGAAccaacattaaaaaatattgaatgtgttaaaactttattatcaattggtatTTCTGAAGGAAATTATTTACAAGATAGTTGgacaccaattttaaaagcAATTTGTATTTTAGAAagatttcaattatttaatagtgtaaaacaacaaatattaTCATCCCCtaataatatagataatgaaaataataataatggagaatcaataaatattttctcaacaacaactacaacatcattaactacaactacatattcatcatcatcatcaccaattaataatagtccaaatacaattataaatatagtagcaggtattaataatagtccaaatttatatataatagaGAATCAAATAAAGAGATTAATTGAAGAGAATCCAAAGGAATTGACATTTGATAGTAGTATAATTGAAAGAATATTTACAAATACAAGTTCATTATCGGATGATTCAATAGTTACATTCTTTAGATGTTTATGTGAAGTTAGTGATGATGAGATTaatcattatcaaagaaACTatagtttaattaaattggTAGAGGTGATTGAATATAACTTTAAGCGTATAAGATTGGTATTCTATAATATTTGGGAGATTGTAGTTCAACATTTTACAAAGGTTGGTTGTAATGCAAATATTGAGATTGCTCAACATGCAATCGATTCATTAAGACAATTGgcaaataaatatttggaGAAACAAGAATTgacaaattataatttccaaaatgaatttttaataccaTTTCAAGATATTATGAAATGTAACCCTTCGATTATCATCAAAGAGTTGGTCATTAGATGTGTGGCACAATTGTCAATATTAAAGagtaaaaatatcaaatctGGTTGGAAAACCATTATCAATGTTTTCACATTGGGATCAAAGGTTTTAAATGAGTCCATTGTTCAATTGTCTTTTCAAGGTATtgatcaattgattcaaaagaatttccaattaattgaagataatttctttataaacCTAATTGAATCTTGTTCATCATTCTCTTTACCAACTGTAccttattttgaaatttcaattaaatctttagaattattattattattatcaaaacgTTTACCAACCAATAGTActacatcatcaacatcatcattatcaacatcaacaggtttaacaatttcaacaattgaaaaattattattaccaattattCAAGGCACTTCATTTGCAATTTTACATGAAAGTGAACCAGTTAGAAAATTATCATCAgctttattatttgatctTTTGAATTCAAGAGGATCTGAATTCAATAGTGAAATTTGGAATAGAATCATTATGAAGGTTATTACACCAATCTTTCAATCTATCGATTTAACTAAATTGAATAATGAAGTCACAAATAATTGGTTACGTCAAACTTTTCCAAtcttattaaattatttaattgatttgtttATACAATTCAATAAGGagttaaatcaatattatgatacttttttaactttattaGAACCATTCATATGTTGTTGGAGTGAATTATCTGTTCAAGTTGCAATTGATTATTATGCTAATTTCATAAGTAAATGTTCACcttatttttcaaatgaattttGGTGTACaagtttaattgattcaattaatagaattataaagaaattattaatttcaaaatcatcaccatcttcatcatcatcttcatcatcattatcatcattacaaCAAATAACGTCAcctttaacaaataataataataataataataataatataccaATATCAGCAATAACGCCAGAAACACCAAagaaacaaaataataacaataataataataataataatattaataataataataattgtagaTCATTTAGTCGtacattattatcattaaaaccatttttaGTAATAGATGAAGAATCAAGTTTTATAGGTAAAAAAATGAAGAGTAATGTTATGAAATATGAAAAGACTGAaccatttttatcaattcatAATTGGaatacaataattaaattccaAAGTCTTATAAATAAGGTTTATAGTGAATTACAATTAAAGGTtccaattaaatttggtgtattattagtaaaaaaatGGGATTTAGTATTCATTTTATCACAACGTATCAATTCTGAACAAATTTTCATCTCTCATTTTGGTGAACAAAATACTCAAAACTATGAATGTTCAACACTTTCTTTGTTATTGTCATTATTGTTTGAAATGTATATTAGACCTGATACAAAGAAATCCTCTGATAGTAAAAATCATGAAGATTATCTTCAAGCAAAGAAACGTTCAAAAGAAGTTGAAGATATTTTATCAAGATTTACAATTGggatattaaaagaaaattcttTAGTAGTTTCAAATaatcttaataataataataataataataatgtaaattcaccaataacaacaacaacatcatcatcaacttcatcatcaaatacaaCTACTAGAATATTTAATAGTACTAGAatgattaatattatttgccAAATTTTACAAGGTTTTACAAGATAtaatcaaaaacaatttaaaaaacatcaACCATCTTTCTTTCCATATTGTATCGATTTATCATTACAtgataatttacaaattagacaaagtttatcaaaattatttgaaagatGTAAATCTGATCTTCCaactattattttatcaCAATCACCACCATCTCCATTAACTCTTGATCCAATTCCAACCATTGGTCAAAAGAATAATtcacaaattcaacaacaacaacaacaagaacaacaagaacaaaatttagaaaatgcTTCTCACTATACTGTAAAggataaagttttaattattgaagataatcaaaatcaaaatcaaaatcacaatcaaaataataatgatgataatattactattaaagaatcaaatacttcaattgaaataattcaagctgatgataatgatgatgatgataataataataatgataataataataatattaacgaGAAAAgaaatgatgaagatgataatagtaatgaaataaaacaaaatgatgaaaatgaaaaaattgaaataattcaaGATGATGAAACCGAAGAtttaagtaataatacaaataatggTATTTCTGATGACTTCACTCCAATCGAAactaatgaaaatttaacagATATCGATGGATTTGTTAACATTAACGAGGAAGAagatatattataa
- a CDS encoding glucose/ribitol dehydrogenase family protein (Similar to SDR), which produces MEEFNKNFVWYITGCSKGFGFILTVLLIKRGFKVTATTRNKENLEKKIFNKDLNQGEVTGLSKEEHGKQLLICQVDLVDEGSVKSSLLETISKFSRLDVVVNNSGYLRLGAVEELSDREYRDIFDANFFGMLNVLRNALPLLREYTKTNKYGGCRVYNISSIAGILNLSAGSSPYSSTKFAMEAISESLHMEMKPHNVHVTCVKPGFFKTSIQESATSSDNPLDCYSNVREAVNDKPNWTFNGDPKKAMNILIDLSLDNNTSPPLHLFLGPETIDFFNKKVTSIQSDLNNFKTLTTSTNFD; this is translated from the coding sequence atggaagaatttaataaaaattttgtatGGTATATTACAGGATGTTCAAAAGGATTTGGATTTATATTAacagtattattaattaaaagagGTTTTAAAGTCACAGCAACAACTAGAAATAAAGAGAAtttagaaaagaaaatatttaataaagatttaaatcaaGGTGAAGTTACAGGACTATCAAAAGAAGAACAtggtaaacaattattaatttgtcaAGTTGATTTGGTGGATGAAGGAAGTGTAAAATCAAGTTTACTTGAAACAATATCGAAATTCAGTAGATTGGATGTAGTCGTTAATAACAGTGGTTACCTCAGACTGGGCGCTGTTGAGGAGTTGTCAGATAGGGAGTATCGTGATATATTCGACGCGAATTTCTTCGGCATGTTAAATGTGTTGCGTAACGCTTTGCCACTGCTAAGGGAGTACACCAAGACCAACAAGTATGGCGGGTGCAGGGTTTATAACATCTCTTCAATTGCTggtattttgaatttgtcaGCGGGATCTTCGCCCTATTCGTCGACCAAATTCGCCATGGAGGCAATCAGCGAGTCGTTGCATATGGAAATGAAGCCACATAATGTTCATGTGACTTGTGTGAAACCTGGTTTCTTTAAAACTAGTATTCAAGAATCTGCTACCTCTTCTGATAATCCATTGGATTGTTATTCAAATGTCAGAGAGGCTGTTAATGATAAACCCAATTGGACATTCAATGGTGATCCTAAAAAAGCAATGAACATTTTAATAGATCTCTCAttagataataatacttCACCTCCActtcatttatttttgggTCCTGAAACTATagattttttcaataaaaaagttaCCTCTATTCAAtcagatttaaataattttaaaactctaacaacctcaacaaattttgattag
- the gtf2a1 gene encoding transcription factor IIA, large chain yields MSVDSVYKYIVFDVIRNIKSNIKNDSDTENVDESIIDEIQTMWLDRLTQTGAISNQNDPDETTATTTTTQPQSTLSTVEHENVRNTLNSLIQLNNKSQTTTTTTTSTFGNPQQYLPPQKEVSNGTSPTMNSSNGSNNNNNNNNSNNSSNSSNNNNLPSSLRSIMNPMPQNDGTLDESDNDDDNNNNNNDNDNENNKDNIDKLIIDGFKKNFNFNGDEVIPQNDGLNDDDDLDDEEIGGGGGKVEEDSLGSDLDDDDDDDPDPIIEHFVLCQYEKVSRIKNKRKCNFKDGIMHLNGKDTLFNKANGEMIWN; encoded by the exons ATGAGTGTAGACAgtgtttataaatatattgttTTCGATGTAATCAGAAATATAAAGAGCAATATAAAGAATGATTCCGACACTGAAAATGTTGACGAGAGTATTATTGATGAAATTCAAACT ATGTGGTTAGATAGATTAACACAAACAGGTGCAATTAGTAATCAAAATGATCCTGATGAAACAACagcaactacaacaacaactcaACCACAATCTACATTATCAACAGTTGAG caTGAAAATGTTAGAAATACattaaatagtttaattcaattaaataataaatcacaaaccactacaactacaacaacatcaacatttgGAAATCCACAACAATATTTACCCCCACAAAAGGAGGTTTCAAATGGAACTTCGCCAACAATGAATAGTAGTAATGGtagcaacaacaataataataataataacagtaataatagCAGTAATagcagtaataataataatttaccatcCTCTTTAAGAAGTATTATGAATCCAATGCCACAAAATGATGGTACTTTGGATGAAAGTGATAACGATgacgataataataataataataatgataatgataatgaaaataataaagataatatagataaattaattatagatggttttaaaaagaattttaattttaatggtgatgaagTTATCCCTCAAAATGATGGgcttaatgatgatgatgatttggat gaTGAAGAAATTGGTGGAGGAGGTGGTAAAGTTGAGGAGGACTCATTGGGTAGTGATTTAGATGACGACGATGATGACGACCCAGATCCAATTATCGAACATTTTGTACTTTGTCAATATGAAAAAGTATCAAGAATAAAGAATAAGAGaaaatgtaattttaaagatggCATTATGCATTTGAATGGTAAAGATACCCTCTTTAATAAAGCAAATGGTGAAATGATTTGGAATTAA
- the ugt1 gene encoding hypothetical protein: MTKSVFVTVGTTKFDDLIDKIDSPKLFNILLKYGFNKMIIQIGNYSGTIENSLPFDENNNNNNKTNSKTTTSTTTTAKFESLYFDYKPSLSEFMKNSDLIISHAGSGSILESLENNKPCICVVNDKLMDNHQKELADKLSNLSYILSTNPTSLYETIETKLDEYLKNRIYLDKSIHQKAQQQFATSLSNQFKLINNNEDDNTKTSSSSSTTTTTTTTNSKKKFKTMVVLGSGGHTTEMFYLLKKVDKNKFNPITYVLADSDKRSEDKIKIEDTSSPIIKKIPRSRNVGQSFFNSIFTTLIALFYSMLLVFKEKPDCLLCNGPGTCVPLAVCVLLLRWLRIGKGSKIIYIESLARVNDLSLSGKILQHISDWFVVQWPELLSKTDSSNVSCINLFFETF, encoded by the exons ATGACAAAGAGTGTATTTGTGACAGTTGGTACAACCAAGtttgatgatttaatagataaaattgattcaccaaaattatttaatatattattaaagtaTGGGTTTAACAAAATGATTATTCAAATTGGTAATTATAGTggaacaattgaaaattcattaccatttgatgaaaataataataataataataaaacaaatagtaaaacaacaacatcaacaacaacaacagcaaaatttgaatctttatattttgattataaacCATCACTTTCTGAATTTATGAAAAATtcagatttaataatttctcaCGCag gATCAGGATCAATTTTAGAATCTTTAGAAAATAACAAACCATGTATATGTGTtgttaatgataaattaatggataatcatcaaaaagaattagcagataaattatcaaatcttTCATATATTTTATCAACTAATCCAACTTCATTATATGAAACCATTGAAACTAAATTGGatgaatatttaaagaatagAATTTATTTAGATAAATCTATTCATCAAAaagcacaacaacaatttgctacatcattatcaaatcaatttaaattaataaataataatgaagatgataatactaaaacatcatcatcatcatcaacaacaacaacaacaacaacaacaaattcaaaaaagaaatttaaaacaatggTAGTTTTAGGATCAGGTGGTCATACAACTgaaatgttttatttattaaaaaaagttgataaaaataaatttaatccaATCACTTATGTATTAGCTGATAGTGATAAAAGATCtgaagataaaattaaaattgaagatacatcatcaccaatcaTAAAGAAAATACCAAGAAGTAGAAATGTTGgtcaatcattttttaatagtatTTTTACAACT tTAATTgcattattttattcaatgttattagtatttaaagaaaaaccAGATTGTCTTTTATGTAATGGACCAGGTACATGTGTACCATTAGCAGTttgtgttttattattaagatGGTTACGTATTGGAAAAGGTTCaaagattatttatattgaaaGTTTAGCAAGAGtaaatgatttatcattatctgGGAAAATATTACAACATATTTCTGATTGGTTTGTTGTTCAATGGCCTGAATTACTTAGTAAAACTGATTCAAGTAATGTATCTTGtataaatttattctttgaaacattttaa